TGCAAACTGTGGGCAAGTAGAGGGGGAGCACCTGGGTTACCATATGGAAAACTTTCATCTCCTGTAATAAGAATAATGAACACTTATATgatgcttattatgtgccagacttTGGACATAGTAATAATTTACTAATTCAGATGATCTTATCTATTTAAGGTACATTTGttaagtatatacacacacacacacacatatatatacatacagacagacacaaacacacacagatgtgTATCTGTAAGCATTTAtggtaaattttaaattctattgctatttccattttaaagagatacagagaagttaagtaacttgccctaggacacacagctagtgagttgCAGAGCTGGCTCTAACATCTGTGGTTCTGATCATAACTGCTATGAGTCTCTGATACTCCTCATCTCAGCACACGATGAAGGCCCTTCCTAAACTGGCCCAGAAGCCCTTTATCCTCACCTCTGGGCTTTTGACTCAACGCAGCACACAGAACTTCCCCTGGCCCTGTCACATGGGGCCTTTCAAGATTGTTTACACCTCCTCCTGCTTGTCATTTTCCCAGGATAAATATCTTCCCCAAGTTAGCCTGGCCAATTCCCACTCATCTTTCAGGACCCATCTCAAAAGTCTCCTTTTCTGGGCAGCCgctcccagctcccaggcctCGGAGCTCCTACGTCGGCTCCCCCAGGCCATCCCTTCAGCTGGGACAGTCCTTCTGTTGCAACACTGATTTCTCTGTCGGTAAATCTGTCCCTCCCAGCTGACTCTGAGTTTTTTGATGAAAAGATAATATCCCATGTGCCTCTGCATTTACAACTCCTAACCAAGCACCCAAAATAGACGGTAACTGTTTGATGAGGGAATGAAATGATGCAAATGTTATTAATAGCTGTATGGAATTCTTCACCAAATGACTAGAATTCTAGGTTTTACACTGTAAGGAGAGAATATTTTGTAAGAAGTTCTATTCTGTAAGGGgagaaatttcaaatatattttggtcGCCCAGACAGCTCAGTTGGTAGTACATGAGATTCTTCATTGCTAATATATTTTGGAAGTGGATAGGATGTAAATTATAACCCTTTAAGTACTATATACAGAGATGAATTCACTGGACAAACTAcaggttaaaaacaaaacccaaaaaaaaccACCATGCAACTTAATCTATGCGTGGGCAGAGCCCAGACCCCAAAATACCAAATGGCAAGCCGGGGGGGCGGGTGCAAACTCTGAGTGTCCATCCACACCTGTGGCTGTATTTCAGGCCTGGAACAAAGCTCAGCAGCCCGCCCTGACTTCAGCCCCACCCCTAAAAGCCATGCCGTGAGCTGCGAGGTGGAACCCCTGCCCGAGGGCAGCCAAAACAGTGAGAAACTATTGGTCCGATCAGAGAAAGCTTAAAGGCACTGCTGCCTGGGGCGGTGATGGAGGAGCACCCAGGACTTCCATGATTCTGGTGGTTATGATTGTCCTACCCCTGACAATGAAAAATCAACTCAGTTTGCTAAGGaagataaaaaacaatttttacaaaatttttttcctacCATTTAGTTACTCTGATGTAGATCACTTCTGAAATTCCATTTGATTTTGAAAGAATTTGACTCTTATATTTAAATAATCTCCTGgtgttttgttttcatcttcaaATTCAACTGTAGAGGACACATCACGGTGATAAATCGCTTTGGCACGGCTAATGGAGGGAGGCTACCGTGAGTTCTGCAGCCTAACAAGGTATTATATGCCACGTGCGAACATTTGTGAAAAAGCGACCGCGTTTGCTGAGTAGCAAGGGATGAAGTACTGAGCCTCTTACCTCTTGCTTTCCCAAGATTCATCAACAGGTAAAAGACCTTACAATTTGCCTAGAAAGAGTTTTCTATGCCACTATCTGTCCTGGTTAGACATTTGGCAGTTTCAACTAAAGATTCCTGACGGCCAGGCTGTTTAAGAAGCCAGTGGCTGCTTCAGACTGATGTGAACTGCACAGAATAACTGATAACAAGTAAACTCTCAAACTCCCTAATATTTGTCCTCATCTTTTAatgccttttttccttttaaggtcATTCAATCTAAAGTCATCACCTTTTTATTTAAACGAATattcacattttctctttgatCTTAGCATTTTACACACAATGATATGTTTTAAGTCTGATGGATATAAGGAACTCGATCAGAAATAGACACCAATAAAATACTCAAGATCttccaaaaataagcaaaatgtaataCAACATCCAGCAGTTACAAATCACTTAGAGAAGCCCAGTTTTGAGAACTGCTATTGgatgaaattttatattttatgccaGAAAGTTTTcaaatggaaacatttttcttCTGTGGGTGCCACGAAGCAGCTGTTCGTGTGATGAGAAGGCTATTTAGAAAAGTGATGTGAAGCTTTAATTAAAGCCCGTCTGCTGTTTCCCTGTTTCTGACTATTAAACACAGTTTGTGTTATTAACATAATACTTGGAAACGTATTTgccttcaggttttgtttgttgggaTGCAAGCCGGCTgcttctctgctttttcattcttttctgaacAGTCTCAACTTAGACGAGTAAGGCAAAAAGTTCAAATTTACAAACCAACAAGGAAATCAATGATTACGGAATAGATGATGTGCTGATGCTCAACTGATGAATGAGTTCAGCAAAAGAAACTGAATTGAAGCCCCACCTTGTCCCATAATTATAACTACACGCGGCTGTATGGATGTATGAATATGGACCAAATCATGTTTCTCAAAGTGCACTCTCCAGAATTCTCACCCTAATAAGTGCTCAGGAAAACAAAGAGGACTTGTTgatccgaaaaaaaaaaaaatacatatatactatacatataactgaatcacttcgccgtacacctgaaactaacacaatattgtaaatcaactacacttcaattgaaaaaaagggggggggttctTGGGTTAAGCCAGGCCCACCTAGATAATCTCCCTTTCTTATAGTCCAGTTACCATATAATTTAACCTAATAACTGCAGTAAGATTTATCAGATTCACAGTTCTGGGGATTATTATGCAGAGTGTATTCTCAGGGGGCAGGAAGTCTTGGGCGCCGTGTTCACATTTGGTCTACTACACATACACTGTAATAACAAAAAGACCCCAAAATACAATGGCTTAAATAAAAGGatctattgattaaaaaaaatctggttatATCCTTTCCCTGCCTGCCTTCTGTAAAGGAAATAATATGCATTAGCATGTTAAATGTTCTGAGAAGTCCTGATTTTTTTAATCAGCATAATGTATAATTTTGTGTTTCTACACTTTTGACCATGGAGAACTTGTGCCTCTCACCTATTATAACTCCACAGAATTAATGTCGCTGAAGACACAATTGGATAAAGGCCAAATCaaagtgtaaaattttaaaaattgtaagaaaaatatagACAGTTATTGAATATTTTACGTAGGATACCTTAcagattaaacaaaacaaaaaagaaaagaaaaagaaaaagaccagtTATGTTTGACCACATAAATATTAACATTTCCAGACATCAAAAGATTTTATAATCAGAAGAAAGCAATTAACTAAACTTGAGTCTTGGTAAAATTTGATAGTCAATATTCTTAATATAGAAAGAGCATTAAAAAGCAATAAGGTACATaaacaagaaaaatggaaaaagaacactAACCAAAATTCACAGAACAAGAAATATAAATGGCCCATAAACATGAAAGACAGCTCCCTCTTACTAATATTCAACACATGTAACCTGAGCAATCAGATGCCATTGTTCTTTTATCAAATTTAGCAACAACTTTTTAAAGTGTCACGCTTTGTATCTGGGGCAGAGATGGGTAGGGCTTCACACACTGTCCTCATGAAGTATAAACTGAACACCTTTTCTGAAAGGTCCTGTCATCTCTTTTGTACAATCTGTTCCATTTCTAGGACtatatttaaatagatttatGCACACtgttaattatattatttattataatggAAAGATATAAAAATCTTCATGTCTGACAACAGgagaattattaaataaaatagtatCACCGATACTGCCCTGAAAAAAGGTTGCCTTATAATAATGTGAAAATGCTCCTAACATTCAATGGAAAAAGCAGAATCATACTGATTATATTTTAACTGCATTTCAGTAATTGCATGTATATGTGACTATTAAAAAGCTTGAAAGCAAATACATCCACACACAAATAACAATTCTTTCTGGATGGCATGTCAGgcaattttttctaaattctcgcCAACAAAAGGAAAGAGTGATTAGTCCTGCCAAATAGAGCGCTGACTCAACCTTTATTAATTACCCTCAAGCCACTTCTAATTAGCACATTGTTTAATAATAAACGGAGGTTAGCAAAGTAGTTTAGAGATCCCTTTAAGTACTTCTAACTTACTAATTCTATTTATATCCCTAATGATCTTGAACTTAAATATGaaaatcttttttaatgttttgggcAAAGGTAAGCTATACCCAGCCCACATACAGTTGACCACAAAGATAAATTAATACTGGTTAATTATTAGATATCATAGTGGTTCTtggctgaggggaaaaaatattgAAACAGGACAATTCCTAATTAATGCACCTTCTTTCAAAGGACTAAGTATTTTGGAACATTTTCTCAGACATAAGAAGAAAAGGTAACTTTTACCTCGTAAGAACAATTTGAAAGAAGAGCTAGAAAAAAACAGCAGTTTTAGGGGGACTCGAATTTCTGAGAAGAAACGTAGCTGTCAGCTGCTAAATCACTCCAGGCCTCCGGCGCGTTATTTCCCTGACGCCCCCAGTGCTCCGTCCGATCCGCCGCTCAGGGCGGAGGGCCAAAAATGGCTTTCACTACCTGCAGAACCGAGGCCTGTAACAACCCTATTAGAAAGAGAGATACTGGGGGaggggtgcatacccccatctctgaaaacccgcggaaactttccGGGGgaagaggcggggcccaggcagagccgccatattctccggggcttcgcacccaggcgggggcagaggcgaaacctgcgtccgcaccgaagggcttagcagcctcaagggccagactgagccgggcctacagccctgggcagataggatccttccattctggtcccccagagaacttgctccacaaagacaaacaagcagctgggtcttggctcggagcagggacgaggctgcccctcggtcttccccgagcccacccgcggagcgcgaccagggcggagcgcgaccagggcggagctcgcagccgcacagagcagcggagctaccggcggcgcaggcagggggagagcggccccccgcctgtggggcaggaacacaacccctgacggaggtgctgggaaggggcacgacccgccctcctgcctggccagtctgcaacatctgactgcggcatccggaggggcagtgacccgcccgcccgcagcagaggagagctgcatctgaccccgtgttaggaggaggcgcgatctgcttgccgacaggtgctgggagcagcacagaagagggcgccaacggagggcctctgaaaacaagctgagcttccaaaacaggacgaagacagaaggacatcacattaaaagcacacacactccaggagaacaccgacaaccccccccctttttttttttggatttttgttttgttttgttttgtttttgtttttgttttgttttaatctgtttttacctgttctattttcaattactcatttaatttttacttcttaattcatttctatttctcttgggttttgatgtcctgttattgattagacacaggcttcaaacacatatattcatctccccaccccctttttttttttaaaggttttaaaaggacgtctccacctgattaatactctgcttcaacccgctcttctattattcattatacattgttttcaaaccctctttctcccttcttttaaaaatctttctctctctctcttattcttttctctttttttttcttttttcttttttttcctaagttctattcctaaataggcattagatagataaaatccttaagatccaaaatagacaactgatactccataagccacagtgccagagaggtatgagcaagatgaagaagcacagaaacctttcccaattaaaagaacaagagtaatcccctgaaagaaagctcaatgaaatagacatcgatagcctattagatcaagatttcaaaaaaggagtgatcaaattgctgaaggaattaaaagagataatgcttagagaaataaaatatgtcaaaaatgaaattgaagctataaagaagagccaagcaaaatgggaaaactcaatgacagagatgaggaatgatctaacagctgtgcaaagccgactagttaatgcagaggaacgaattagtgatctagaagacagggcaacagaaagcacccattcagaagaactacaagataagcaaataaaaaataatgataatagcataagggacctatgggataatataaagcgtcccaatcttcgcataataggggtcccagaaggggaagaagaatcaaagggaattgaaaaggtttttgaagaaatcatgactgaaaacttcccaaacttaaagaaggaatcagatatccaagtacaggaagctcagagggtcccaaacaggaagaacccaaatagacccacaccaagacatatcataatcaagatggccagagtcaaggataaagaaatgattctaaaggcagcaagagaaaagcaaagagtgaactacaagggaacccccataaggctctcagctgatttctctacacaaacactacaggccagaagggagtggcaagatatattcaaagccctgaatgaaaaaaagatgcagcctaggatactttatccagcaaggctatcctttaggatagaaggagaaataaagagtttcacagacaaaaaaaaaagctgcaggagtttagcaacactaaacccatgctaaaagaaatattgaaagggctattctaaatagaaaagcagcaggatgctacagaaatgagaaacgtacaactggaaaggtgataactcatgaattacaaataaagaaaacatgaaattataaaagaagacatacaaatcactgagagtgggagagggaggcagggaaatatagaattttttttctttcttttttaaatttttttaacagtaggatgggtttgagatcatgttattatcagtttattaaaaacgggtataggttaatagatttacaaaaaagggtaaccacaagtcaaaaatttacaagggagtcacaaaaattaaataaaatccatgataatacaaaggaaaattaccaaaccacaaaaggaagaagaaaggaacaaagaggatataccaattcaactgcaaagataagttcaaaatggcaataaacacacatctatcattaattactgtaaatgttaatggactaaatgctccagtcaaaagacatagagtggcagactggataataaagcaagaaccttcaatatgctgcatacaagagacccactttagggagaaggacacatatagattgagagtgaaaggatggaaaaggatattccatgcaaatggaaaagccaaaaaagcaggtgttgcagtactgatttcagacaaaatagactttaaaacaaaggccataaagaaagataaagaaggacattttataatgattaaaggagtgatacaagatgaagatattacactcgttaatatatatgcacccaatataggagcacctaagtacatacaagaattactaacagagataaagggggatattgatgggaatacaatcatagttggagattttaacactgcattaacatcactagacagatcttccagacagaaaataaacaaggcaacagagaaattaaatactacaatagaaaaactagatttggtggatattttcagagctttacacccccaaaaaatagaatatacattcttttcaagtgcacatggaacattttccaggatcgatcatgtacttggacacaaaagaaacctcaacaaatttaagatgatagaaattatctcaagcatctttactgaccacaatgccatgaaactggaaatcaacaacagagaaacaaaggagaaaaaaagaaaagcatggagattaaacaatatgttattgaaaaaacaatggatcaatgaggaaatcaaagctgaaattaaaaaataccttgagacaaatgata
This sequence is a window from Vicugna pacos chromosome 8, VicPac4, whole genome shotgun sequence. Protein-coding genes within it:
- the LOC140697724 gene encoding uncharacterized protein, encoding MSFCLRPVLEAQLVFRGPPLAPSSVLLPAPVGKQIAPPPNTGSDAALLCCGRAGHCPSGCRSQMLQTGQAGGRVVPLPSTSVRGCVPAPQAGGRSPPACAAGSSAALCGCELRPGRAPPWSRSAGGLGEDRGAASSLLRAKTQLLVCLCGASSLGDQNGRILSAQGCRPGSVWPLRLLSPSLFFQIVLTRGILLVPCCSSRDGCSYGESLENEERGEEEDLIS